In Bactrocera dorsalis isolate Fly_Bdor unplaced genomic scaffold, ASM2337382v1 BdCtg161, whole genome shotgun sequence, the following are encoded in one genomic region:
- the LOC105222482 gene encoding mesencephalic astrocyte-derived neurotrophic factor homolog, translating into MRSLLLVMAFAFVLIHSSIALKEDECEVCVKTVKRFADTLNDDIKKDHKKIEAEFKSFCKKQKNKEHRFCYYLGGLEESATGILNELSKPLSWSMPADKICEKLKKKDAQICDLRYEKQIDLNNVDLKKLKVRDLKKILNDWDESCEGCIEKTDFIKRIEELKPKYAHNEL; encoded by the exons ATGCGTTCCCTTTTACTGGTAATGGCTTTTGCCTTTGTACTAATTCACAGCAGCATAGCATTGAAGGAAGACGAATGTGAAG tttgtgtGAAGACAGTCAAACGTTTTGCTGATACATTGAATGATGACATAAAGAAggatcataaaaaaattgaagcagaatttaaaagtttctgcaaaaagcaaaagaatAAGGAGCACAGATTT TGTTACTATCTGGGCGGTCTGGAAGAATCAGCGACTGGTATTTTGAATGAACTCAGCAAGCCATTGAGCTGGTCTATGCCTGCCGATAAGATCTGCGAGAAACTTAAGAAGAAGGATGCTCAGATCTGTGATTTACGTTATG AAAAACAAATTGACTTGAACAATGTTGACCTGAAAAAATTGAAGGTTCGTGACCTGAAGAAAATCCTCAACGATTGGGATGAAAGCTGCGAAGGTTGCATTGAAAAAACTGACTTTATCAAGAGAATAGAAGAGCTGAAACCGAAATATGCGCACAATGAGTTATAA
- the LOC105222483 gene encoding uncharacterized protein LOC105222483 — translation MSKPLTNTCCFCQSLRNGSIISGLLAITLSIITIVISLTLRIDFNTIDFDWLPKNTVKIILIINLCMTILISLLMIIGVVKRNHYLMMPWVVLGIMIAIGLLISVIYTAVKFFIDGYMLTGILWLVVGLLTTAILSYCWCVVYSEYVVLLQENERGRYNKQLYRR, via the exons ATGTCTAAGCCACTGACGAACACTTGCTGCTTCTGCCAATCTCTACGAAATGGCTCCATTATATCGGGTCTTCTGGCAATCACACTGTCCATCATAACGATCGTCATTAGTTTGACATTACGCATAGATTTCAACACCATAGACTTCGATTGGCTGCCAAAGAATACCGTTaagattattttaattataaatctaTGTATGACAATACTGATATCATTGCTCATGATTATTGGCGTAGTGAAG CGTAATCACTATTTGATGATGCCATGGGTTGTTTTGGGCATTATGATAGCGATTGGTTTACTCATATCGGTGATATATACTGCCGTGAAGTTCTTCATTGACGGTTACATGCTGACTGGCATACTGTGGCTGGTCGTCGGTCTACTCACAACAG CGATTCTCTCCTACTGCTGGTGCGTTGTTTACAGTGAATACGTGGTTTTGCTGCAGGAGAACGAAAGGGGACGCTACAACAAACAACTATACCGCCGTTAA